In a single window of the Candidatus Krumholzibacteriia bacterium genome:
- a CDS encoding response regulator, translating into MARTKSILLVEQDNAIVKFVTLILENEGYRVFTARDGEEALQKVRQAPRPDLVLLEIVLPRKNGYQVCRALREDKALRTLPVVFLSAKSQPSDRFWAKRVGADGFVAKPFDPADLVREIRSRLKKPQLATA; encoded by the coding sequence ATGGCGCGCACGAAGTCGATTCTCCTCGTGGAGCAGGACAACGCCATCGTCAAGTTTGTCACCCTCATTCTGGAGAACGAGGGTTACCGCGTCTTCACGGCGCGGGATGGCGAGGAGGCGCTGCAGAAGGTGCGGCAAGCGCCACGGCCCGATCTGGTGCTGCTCGAGATCGTCCTGCCGCGCAAGAACGGCTACCAGGTGTGCCGGGCCCTCCGGGAGGACAAGGCGCTGCGCACCCTGCCGGTGGTCTTCCTCTCGGCGAAGAGCCAGCCCAGCGATCGCTTCTGGGCCAAGCGCGTCGGGGCCGACGGCTTCGTGGCCAAACCCTTCGATCCGGCGGATCTGGTGCGCGAGATCCGCTCGCGCCTGAAGAAGCCCCAGCTGGCGACTGCGTGA